The following coding sequences lie in one Haloterrigena sp. KLK7 genomic window:
- a CDS encoding response regulator produces the protein MAEPKYVGEILLIENSPGDVRLTKEMFKEAGFYGTYYVATDGVEALDFLYQRDSYVDAPHPDIIFLDWHFPRKSGEEILTKLNDDESLKQIPVIVLTGTGPELHDLQSDDLGADGYVLKPLEPDDLIRIVQEFSLDQALE, from the coding sequence GTGGCCGAGCCTAAGTATGTGGGCGAAATTCTTTTAATTGAGAATAGTCCAGGAGATGTGCGTCTCACAAAGGAGATGTTTAAGGAAGCCGGATTTTATGGCACCTATTATGTTGCTACTGATGGTGTCGAGGCATTAGACTTCCTCTATCAGCGTGACAGCTATGTTGATGCACCTCACCCGGACATTATATTTCTTGATTGGCATTTTCCTCGGAAGAGCGGGGAAGAGATACTAACAAAGCTAAATGATGACGAAAGTCTAAAACAAATCCCAGTAATTGTTCTGACGGGGACAGGACCAGAGCTACATGATCTACAATCGGATGATCTCGGAGCAGATGGCTATGTCTTGAAACCACTTGAACCGGACGATCTTATCAGAATTGTTCAAGAGTTTTCTTTGGATCAAGCCCTTGAATAA